From the genome of Psychroserpens ponticola, one region includes:
- a CDS encoding YbeD family protein: MSSDKKTEEFYNKLRSQLFETASWPTEYLYKFIVPTDEHKINQIEGLFNNLGAVITTKESGKGTYTSVSINVDMKDPDAVIAKYKEVAEKIEGVISL; encoded by the coding sequence ATGAGTTCAGATAAAAAAACAGAAGAATTTTACAACAAATTAAGAAGTCAGCTTTTTGAAACTGCGAGCTGGCCAACAGAATATTTGTATAAATTTATTGTACCAACGGATGAGCATAAAATAAATCAAATTGAAGGTTTATTTAACAATCTTGGTGCAGTAATAACAACTAAAGAATCAGGTAAAGGAACGTACACTAGCGTATCTATTAATGTAGATATGAAAGATCCAGATGCTGTGATCGCTAAATATAAAGAAGTTGCAGAAAAAATTGAAGGTGTTATTTCACTTTAA